A genomic window from Paenibacillus sp. FSL K6-0276 includes:
- a CDS encoding nitrate/sulfonate/bicarbonate ABC transporter ATP-binding protein: MKKSLIELNQISKRYDLPNQANVSILEDININIKEGEFLSILGPSGSGKSTLLRIIAGLISPSQGAVLYNGQEIVGTNPGVGMVFQSFALFPWLTVLENVKLGLENKPLREAEKMRKALSVIDMIGLDGFEGAYPKELSGGMRQRVGIGRALVMEPDILLMDEPFSALDVLTAENLKRDLLELWTEKKIPTKSIIMVTHSIEEAVYMSDRAIVLSRDPAHVIADIPITMPHWRDKQAPQFTSLVDRIYSILTKREVKTVDPSGEQKKKIEKVQEVPAGALTGFIELIDDLGKKVDLYKLADQLSLDLEDFLPTVDAAQMLQFAEIHQGDIELTEMGHQFAEASVLKRKELFRAQVQQHVPVMEKIIWILQSKSNNKMEREFFVEIFEKHFGAEEASHQLDILIDWGRYAELIAYDEKAEVLYLEHEPTSTVE; the protein is encoded by the coding sequence ATGAAAAAATCACTGATTGAGTTGAACCAGATTAGCAAACGGTATGATCTTCCGAATCAAGCAAATGTGAGTATTTTAGAGGACATTAACATCAACATAAAAGAAGGAGAGTTTCTTTCGATATTAGGACCTTCGGGATCAGGAAAATCAACGCTTTTACGGATCATTGCCGGGCTCATCTCCCCCTCGCAAGGCGCTGTTTTATATAATGGACAAGAAATTGTCGGCACGAACCCAGGTGTAGGGATGGTGTTCCAATCGTTTGCGTTGTTTCCTTGGCTTACGGTATTGGAGAATGTAAAGCTAGGACTTGAGAACAAACCACTGCGGGAAGCGGAAAAAATGCGAAAAGCACTCTCTGTCATCGATATGATCGGACTTGACGGGTTTGAAGGCGCCTACCCGAAAGAATTATCTGGAGGTATGCGGCAGCGCGTGGGGATTGGTCGTGCTTTAGTAATGGAACCGGACATCCTTCTGATGGATGAACCCTTCTCTGCTTTGGACGTACTGACAGCAGAAAACCTAAAGCGTGACTTGCTTGAGTTGTGGACGGAGAAAAAAATTCCTACTAAAAGCATCATCATGGTCACTCACAGTATCGAGGAGGCCGTCTACATGTCAGATCGGGCCATCGTACTATCCAGGGATCCGGCCCACGTCATTGCTGATATCCCCATCACCATGCCGCATTGGCGGGATAAACAAGCACCACAATTCACGTCGCTTGTCGACCGCATCTATTCGATTCTGACGAAACGGGAAGTCAAAACCGTTGATCCATCGGGAGAGCAGAAGAAGAAAATTGAGAAGGTTCAAGAGGTCCCTGCCGGCGCACTCACCGGCTTCATTGAACTGATCGACGATCTCGGAAAAAAAGTTGACTTGTACAAATTAGCTGATCAATTAAGTCTAGATCTGGAAGACTTCCTGCCCACAGTCGATGCTGCACAAATGCTCCAATTCGCTGAGATTCATCAAGGGGATATCGAGCTGACGGAAATGGGTCACCAATTTGCTGAAGCCAGTGTCCTTAAGCGGAAAGAGCTATTCAGAGCGCAAGTACAGCAGCATGTTCCTGTGATGGAAAAGATAATCTGGATTTTGCAATCGAAATCAAATAATAAAATGGAGCGGGAATTTTTTGTCGAGATCTTTGAGAAGCACTTTGGCGCTGAAGAAGCCTCTCATCAGCTCGATATCTTAATTGACTGGGGAAGATATGCGGAATTGATCGCCTATGACGAAAAGGCAGAGGTACTATACCTAGAGCATGAACCTACCTCAACAGTAGAATAA
- a CDS encoding ABC transporter permease subunit, giving the protein MKENLIKNVTPKNKFSWADALVILLLLSLLYAAAKVGSGMQVPFSPDRQPTLSLDPKWLPYYAARSLLRMFIAFAASLIFTFVYGRIAAHNRTAERFMIPAIDILQSVPVLGFLSATVIAFMALFPGKLLGVECASIFAIFTGQVWNMTFSFYHSIKTIPRDLNEAAKMNRLGAWPRFNKLEVPFSMIGLVWNSMMSFGGGWFFLTASESISVLNQDIHLPGIGSYMALAADDGNIKAIIYSILTMIIMIVVVDQLFWRPIVSWSQKFKNEQTESNQVPTSWVFDILKRAGFVQSLSQNIKNFLHDVSVQLAKKGSQVNLPQAPPRIKKIFKWSIMVFVTGIVMIYVYEGILEIARLSWREITHVVALGLLTALRVFVSTILAVIWTLPVGVFIGMNPRLSRIIQPIVQIVSSFPANMAFPLFTILYLKLGISMEIGAIPLMMLGTQWYVLFNVIAGAMAIPSDLKEASAILKLNRWQTWRKLILPAVFPFLVTGCLTASGGAWNASIVSEIVSWKNHDLQASGLGSFIAQATNSGNWPEIIWGIIVMCLLVVIVNRLVWRKLYALAEKKYHLD; this is encoded by the coding sequence ATGAAAGAAAATCTTATCAAGAATGTTACTCCAAAGAACAAATTTAGCTGGGCGGATGCCCTCGTCATTTTATTGTTATTATCGCTCCTTTATGCCGCGGCCAAAGTGGGTTCGGGCATGCAGGTACCCTTTTCTCCCGATCGTCAGCCAACCTTGAGCCTTGATCCGAAATGGTTACCTTACTATGCAGCACGATCCTTACTTCGTATGTTTATCGCTTTCGCAGCGTCCCTGATTTTCACCTTCGTATATGGACGCATTGCGGCGCACAATCGGACAGCAGAGAGATTCATGATTCCGGCGATTGATATTCTGCAATCCGTACCCGTGCTTGGATTTCTTTCTGCTACGGTTATTGCGTTTATGGCATTGTTTCCGGGAAAATTGCTGGGGGTGGAATGCGCCTCGATCTTCGCCATTTTCACTGGCCAAGTATGGAATATGACGTTTAGCTTCTACCATTCCATTAAGACAATTCCCCGTGATCTGAATGAAGCTGCAAAAATGAATCGATTAGGTGCATGGCCTCGTTTCAACAAGCTGGAAGTTCCGTTTTCTATGATCGGTCTGGTTTGGAATAGCATGATGTCATTTGGCGGAGGTTGGTTCTTTCTTACGGCGAGCGAATCCATTAGCGTACTGAATCAAGATATCCATTTACCTGGAATCGGATCGTACATGGCCTTGGCAGCTGATGATGGGAATATCAAAGCCATTATCTATTCGATTCTAACAATGATCATTATGATTGTTGTTGTCGATCAGTTATTCTGGCGTCCGATTGTTTCTTGGAGTCAGAAATTCAAGAATGAACAGACAGAATCTAACCAAGTTCCGACTTCATGGGTGTTTGATATTCTTAAACGGGCTGGATTTGTTCAGTCCCTTAGTCAAAATATTAAAAATTTTCTTCATGATGTATCTGTTCAGCTTGCTAAAAAAGGTTCACAAGTAAATTTGCCACAGGCGCCGCCCCGCATAAAAAAAATCTTTAAATGGTCGATCATGGTTTTCGTTACTGGGATTGTGATGATCTATGTTTATGAGGGCATCCTTGAGATTGCCCGGTTAAGCTGGCGTGAGATCACTCATGTTGTTGCCCTAGGGCTGCTGACTGCGTTGCGTGTATTCGTTTCGACAATCCTAGCCGTTATCTGGACACTGCCTGTCGGTGTTTTCATCGGTATGAATCCGCGTCTATCACGAATCATACAACCGATTGTGCAGATTGTGTCTTCTTTTCCAGCCAACATGGCGTTTCCGCTATTCACAATTTTATACTTAAAGCTGGGAATATCGATGGAGATTGGTGCAATACCACTTATGATGCTGGGTACCCAATGGTACGTTTTATTTAATGTCATTGCCGGTGCGATGGCAATCCCCTCCGACCTTAAGGAAGCGAGTGCGATTCTAAAATTAAATCGGTGGCAGACCTGGAGAAAATTAATTCTTCCCGCCGTCTTCCCTTTTCTCGTGACCGGCTGCCTAACAGCAAGCGGAGGTGCTTGGAACGCCAGCATTGTTTCCGAAATCGTATCGTGGAAGAACCATGATCTTCAGGCATCCGGGTTAGGTTCATTCATTGCTCAAGCAACCAACAGCGGAAATTGGCCAGAAATCATCTGGGGCATCATCGTCATGTGTTTACTGGTTGTGATTGTGAACCGCTTGGTATGGCGCAAGCTGTATGCCTTAGCGGAAAAGAAATATCATTTGGATTAG
- a CDS encoding ABC transporter ATP-binding protein, with amino-acid sequence MNEVVEIKGLTKSYGKVTVIQDISFSLEQNKIYGLLGRNGAGKTTIMHMITAQLFATSGDLKVFGEHPYENNRVLHQICFIKESQKYPDTYRIIDVLEVSALFFPNFDREYAHSLIKDFNLPLKRRIKKLSRGMLSAVGIVVGLASRAPLTIFDEPYLGLDAVARSLFYDRLIEDYSEYPRTVILSTHLIDEVSQLLEHVIVIDNGKLIINEDAEALRGRAAKVIGATAKVEEFISGKEVISREPFGGLLSATVIGLNSTDLSRAEMLGLEISPISLQQLIVHLTNRRSQGKVVAAQ; translated from the coding sequence ATGAATGAAGTCGTTGAGATCAAGGGACTGACCAAGTCGTATGGAAAGGTAACCGTCATCCAAGACATTAGTTTTTCTTTGGAACAGAACAAAATCTATGGACTGCTTGGCAGAAATGGTGCGGGGAAAACAACGATCATGCACATGATTACAGCACAGTTATTTGCTACAAGTGGTGATCTGAAGGTGTTTGGGGAACATCCCTACGAGAATAACCGCGTACTCCATCAGATTTGCTTCATTAAGGAAAGCCAAAAGTATCCAGATACGTACCGTATTATCGACGTTCTAGAGGTATCCGCGTTATTCTTCCCCAACTTTGATCGGGAGTATGCCCACTCTTTAATCAAGGACTTCAATCTCCCCTTAAAAAGAAGAATAAAAAAGCTATCCAGAGGAATGCTTTCGGCGGTGGGTATTGTAGTAGGCCTAGCTAGCCGCGCTCCGCTGACTATTTTTGACGAGCCCTATTTAGGTCTGGATGCTGTGGCTAGAAGCCTGTTTTACGATCGATTAATTGAGGATTATTCAGAATATCCACGAACAGTTATCTTGTCTACACATTTGATTGACGAGGTAAGCCAGCTGTTAGAGCATGTCATTGTTATCGACAACGGTAAGCTGATTATCAATGAGGATGCTGAAGCTCTTCGCGGGCGAGCCGCTAAGGTGATCGGTGCGACTGCGAAGGTCGAAGAGTTCATCTCCGGTAAAGAAGTCATCTCTCGTGAACCCTTTGGCGGATTACTTTCTGCCACTGTTATTGGCTTAAACTCAACAGATCTATCACGTGCTGAGATGCTTGGTCTGGAGATCTCCCCCATATCTTTACAACAGTTAATTGTTCATCTTACAAATAGAAGATCTCAAGGAAAGGTAGTGGCAGCACAATGA
- a CDS encoding GntR family transcriptional regulator: MGNLMDDNRPIFMQIAERIENDIIEETLLEETQVPSTNQFAVFYQINPATAAKGVNLLVDQGILYKKRGIGMFVASGARAVLMEKRKEQFYEQYVVTMIREAEKLGITLDQLTKMIQRGDNQS; encoded by the coding sequence ATGGGAAACTTGATGGACGATAATCGGCCAATATTTATGCAGATCGCCGAACGAATTGAAAATGACATCATCGAAGAAACGTTGCTTGAGGAAACACAAGTTCCTTCGACGAATCAGTTTGCGGTTTTCTACCAGATCAATCCGGCAACGGCTGCGAAAGGTGTGAATTTGCTTGTGGACCAAGGAATTTTATACAAAAAGCGAGGAATCGGCATGTTTGTAGCTTCTGGAGCGCGCGCAGTATTGATGGAGAAGAGAAAAGAGCAATTTTATGAGCAATATGTTGTAACTATGATCCGTGAAGCTGAGAAATTAGGAATTACGTTGGATCAATTAACGAAGATGATTCAGAGGGGAGATAATCAGTCATGA
- a CDS encoding class I SAM-dependent methyltransferase: MNEYGPDLFKGTAVYYSKYRPQYPSSLIRFLIHKFSLNGEGHLLDLGCGTGQLALRFSDWFEEVIGVDTEREMLAEANRLSKNYRVDNVTWMQGRTEELLNDWGSFRLTILAKAFHWMDRAPILEILYHSLNENGGIAIIDTFNVEQEPLSWQLKVNEVVKRWLGNERIAGDSTYTHPKERYEDVVARSSFEDVERMDLPSYSITWTVDSILGNLYSTSYASKRLFGDHLERFEADMKSSLLEIEPSGKFTEELSVSVITAFKHKCLRRPYKDDKRLSEKYKT, translated from the coding sequence ATGAATGAATATGGTCCGGATTTATTTAAAGGTACAGCAGTTTACTATTCAAAATATCGTCCGCAGTACCCCTCATCCCTTATTCGGTTCTTAATTCATAAGTTTTCGCTTAACGGAGAAGGTCATCTGCTTGATTTGGGATGTGGTACAGGTCAGCTGGCACTAAGATTTAGTGATTGGTTTGAAGAAGTGATAGGTGTAGATACGGAAAGGGAAATGTTAGCTGAGGCTAATCGTCTGTCTAAGAACTACAGGGTAGATAATGTTACTTGGATGCAAGGCAGAACAGAAGAGTTACTGAACGACTGGGGTTCCTTCCGTCTCACCATCCTGGCCAAAGCATTTCATTGGATGGATAGAGCGCCTATTCTTGAAATTCTATATCACAGTTTGAACGAAAATGGCGGTATCGCGATTATTGATACTTTTAATGTTGAGCAAGAGCCTTTATCTTGGCAGCTTAAGGTAAATGAAGTAGTAAAACGTTGGTTAGGAAACGAAAGAATAGCAGGGGACAGCACCTATACTCATCCTAAAGAAAGATATGAGGATGTTGTAGCGAGATCTAGTTTTGAAGATGTGGAAAGAATGGATTTACCCAGTTATTCAATCACATGGACCGTGGATTCGATTCTTGGGAATTTGTATTCCACATCCTATGCCTCTAAGCGATTATTTGGAGATCACTTAGAACGATTTGAAGCGGATATGAAATCTTCTTTATTAGAAATTGAGCCTTCGGGTAAATTTACTGAAGAGTTGTCAGTTTCCGTGATCACAGCTTTCAAGCATAAATGCCTTCGGCGTCCTTATAAGGACGATAAGCGTTTAAGCGAGAAATATAAGACATAA